The Synechococcales cyanobacterium T60_A2020_003 genome includes a window with the following:
- a CDS encoding DUF4281 domain-containing protein produces MTLDVLFNLANLYVLPFWLGMILLPRWSVTLRGMTSLLPFVPLAGLYAYLFATSLTADSAQSFANPTLSDIARLFGDERVALTGWVHFLVMDLLAGRWIYLEGRRTGVWTIHSLILCLFAGPLGLLSHIATQAIQPLFGNRRLETAQSNASESAQPE; encoded by the coding sequence ATGACGCTAGATGTTCTGTTCAATCTTGCCAATCTCTATGTGTTGCCGTTTTGGCTGGGTATGATTCTGCTGCCCCGTTGGTCAGTAACCCTACGGGGGATGACCTCATTGTTGCCATTTGTACCATTGGCCGGATTATATGCCTACCTTTTTGCAACCAGTCTAACCGCAGACTCTGCTCAGTCCTTTGCGAACCCCACACTTTCCGATATTGCACGATTGTTTGGGGATGAGCGGGTAGCACTCACCGGATGGGTTCATTTTCTGGTGATGGATTTGCTGGCGGGACGTTGGATTTATTTAGAAGGACGACGGACTGGTGTTTGGACTATTCATTCTCTAATTTTATGTTTGTTTGCGGGACCGCTAGGATTGCTGTCTCACATTGCAACACAGGCGATTCAGCCCTTATTCGGGAATCGTCGTTTGGAGACAGCACAATCAAATGCATCTGAATCTGCCCAGCCAGAGTAG